Proteins from a single region of Nomia melanderi isolate GNS246 chromosome 11, iyNomMela1, whole genome shotgun sequence:
- the Rpb7 gene encoding DNA-directed RNA polymerase II subunit RPB7 isoform X1, whose protein sequence is MFYHISLEHEILLHPRYFGPQLLDTVKQKLYTEVEGTCTGKYGFVVAVTTIDNIGAGIIQPGQGFVVYPVKYKAIVFRPFKGEVLDAIVTQVNKVGMFAEIGPLSCFISHHSIPADMQFCPNVNPPCYKSKEEDVIIQPDDEIRLKIVGTRVDATGIFAIGTLMDDYLGLVCT, encoded by the exons ATGTTTTACCAT ATATCGCTGgaacatgaaattttattacatccTAGGTATTTTGGTCCTCAATTGTTAGATACTGTGAAGCAAAAACTATACACAGAAGTAGAGGGTACTTGCACAGGAAA ATATGGTTTTGTAGTTGCTGTAACAACAATAGATAATATAGGTGCAGGAATCATACAACCTGGACAAGGATTTGTAGTATATCCAGTTAAATATAAAGCTATTGTTTTTAGACCATTTAAAGGAGAAGTATTGGATGCTATTGTGACTCAAGTCAAtaag gTTGGAATGTTCGCTGAGATAGGTCCTCTATCATGCTTCATATCTCATCat TCAATACCAGCAGATATGCAATTTTGTCCAAATGTAAATCCTCCATGTTATAAGTCCAAGGAAGAG GATGTTATTATTCAACCAGATGATGAAATCAGATTGAAAATTGTTGGTACAAGAGTTGATGCCACTGGTATT TTTGCTATTGGGACATTGATGGATGATTATTTAGGTCTTGTATGCACCTAA
- the LOC116432104 gene encoding uncharacterized protein C6orf136 homolog isoform X2 has protein sequence MNYGDKYLNSKTSLMGQYSLINYFDICTTWPDELNEKCNWNQQRSIWMQRQRQTDTQSMNINNITSENKIVLSNDDQQLKLHVDHNGLYANNKSCLPHSEVLSINRYLINSPNSIKKSILHTDGSPNVQNMSKEQPSENRIPSEAQLQHIFDCLSRDLPQLFVKIMDYTIYTTDVVFINNIRGTEGVGINHYVMQIALLRIIARIKFVYVKLNILKITMHPEDSSIKVRWRIIGIPDSYIFLFWKYRSTKDNDDDKHVWYDGFSTFYVNNDGKVFKHVVDKMMPDQSKYEKTPIAAKLALFVPLLDLDTYASNLCSEIK, from the exons ATGAATTATGGAGATAAATATCTAAATTCGAAGACTTCTTTGATGGGccaatattcattaattaattactttgatATTTGTACTACCTGGCCGGATGaactaaatgaaaaatgtaattggaATCAACAACGATCGATATGGATGCAACGTCAAAGACAAACAGACACTCAGTCAAtgaacataaataatattacttctGAAAATAAGATTGTATTAAGCAATGATGATCAACAATTAAAACTACATGTAGATCATAATGGGCTTTATGCAAATAATAAGTCATGTTTACCTCATAGTGAGGTGCTATCAATTAATAGGTACCTAATTAATTCACCTAATTCTATAAAGAAAAGTATTCTTCATACAGATGGATCTCCTAATGTGCAAAATATGAGTAAAGAGCAGCCATCAGAGAATCGGATACCATCTGAAGCACAGTTGCAACATATATTTGACTGCCTTAGTAGAGAT ttACCACAGCTATTTGTTAAGATAATGGACTATACAATATATACAACTGATGTggtatttataaacaatattagaGGAACAGAAGGCGT aggaATTAATCATTATGTGATGCAAATAGCATTGTTAAGAATAATAGCTCGTATAAAATTCGTTTATgttaagttaaatattttaaaaataactatGCACCCGGAAGACAGTAGTATTAAAGTCCGTTGGCGTATAATTGGTATTCCTGATTCatacatatttctattttgGAAATATCGATCCACGAaagataatgatgatgataaacACGT GTGGTACGACGGTTTTTCTACATTTTACGTCAATAATGACGGTAAAGTATTTAAACACGTTGTTGATAAGATGATGCCTGATCAgagtaaatatgaaaaaactCCTATAGCAGCAAAATTAGCCTTATTTGTACCATTATTAGATTTGGATACTTATGCAAGTAATCTTtgttcagaaataaaataa
- the LOC116432104 gene encoding uncharacterized protein LOC116432104 isoform X1 produces MSLCLRKVSNKFIPFVNLRKQITKIDRHLLKHVKSSAFLEEFLNSSVATCVVMNYGDKYLNSKTSLMGQYSLINYFDICTTWPDELNEKCNWNQQRSIWMQRQRQTDTQSMNINNITSENKIVLSNDDQQLKLHVDHNGLYANNKSCLPHSEVLSINRYLINSPNSIKKSILHTDGSPNVQNMSKEQPSENRIPSEAQLQHIFDCLSRDLPQLFVKIMDYTIYTTDVVFINNIRGTEGVGINHYVMQIALLRIIARIKFVYVKLNILKITMHPEDSSIKVRWRIIGIPDSYIFLFWKYRSTKDNDDDKHVWYDGFSTFYVNNDGKVFKHVVDKMMPDQSKYEKTPIAAKLALFVPLLDLDTYASNLCSEIK; encoded by the exons ATGTCATTGTGTTTGCGCAaagtttcgaataaatttatacCTTTTGTTAATTTACGAAAACAAATAACGAAGATCGACCGTCATTTACTAAAACATGTTAAGTCGTCTGCGTTTTTGGAAGAG TTTTTAAACTCATCAGTGGCAACATGTGTGGTAATGAATTATGGAGATAAATATCTAAATTCGAAGACTTCTTTGATGGGccaatattcattaattaattactttgatATTTGTACTACCTGGCCGGATGaactaaatgaaaaatgtaattggaATCAACAACGATCGATATGGATGCAACGTCAAAGACAAACAGACACTCAGTCAAtgaacataaataatattacttctGAAAATAAGATTGTATTAAGCAATGATGATCAACAATTAAAACTACATGTAGATCATAATGGGCTTTATGCAAATAATAAGTCATGTTTACCTCATAGTGAGGTGCTATCAATTAATAGGTACCTAATTAATTCACCTAATTCTATAAAGAAAAGTATTCTTCATACAGATGGATCTCCTAATGTGCAAAATATGAGTAAAGAGCAGCCATCAGAGAATCGGATACCATCTGAAGCACAGTTGCAACATATATTTGACTGCCTTAGTAGAGAT ttACCACAGCTATTTGTTAAGATAATGGACTATACAATATATACAACTGATGTggtatttataaacaatattagaGGAACAGAAGGCGT aggaATTAATCATTATGTGATGCAAATAGCATTGTTAAGAATAATAGCTCGTATAAAATTCGTTTATgttaagttaaatattttaaaaataactatGCACCCGGAAGACAGTAGTATTAAAGTCCGTTGGCGTATAATTGGTATTCCTGATTCatacatatttctattttgGAAATATCGATCCACGAaagataatgatgatgataaacACGT GTGGTACGACGGTTTTTCTACATTTTACGTCAATAATGACGGTAAAGTATTTAAACACGTTGTTGATAAGATGATGCCTGATCAgagtaaatatgaaaaaactCCTATAGCAGCAAAATTAGCCTTATTTGTACCATTATTAGATTTGGATACTTATGCAAGTAATCTTtgttcagaaataaaataa
- the Naam gene encoding nicotinamide amidase, producing MEEYPTINVRLAVNRVDFNLIKGEDIQPRIYTPGEEISSQPDFLRGHGTYVDDENTLRASVAGVLEKVNKLISIRPLKARYQGEIGDVVVGRITEVQQKRWKVDTNSKLDSVLLLSSVNLPGGELRRRSAEDEQTMRRYLQEGDLICAEVQSTFVDGSLSLHTRVLKYGKLSQGIMLKVSPALIKRKKTHFHNLESGASLILGNNGYIWIGASKQDTDRSEGGFTQDLSRIPQTNREVCARLRNCILILAQCNMHLTDTSVTYAYEESMKYKVNDLNMDACFTAFDKDEDGYLSTTEFELICRALFRNDRGKVYTLEKNQLHEIYSIFDWKGDGKIDREEFETCWNRWIKVCCRPKSAFLIVDVQNDFITGSLDIKQCAAEHDGLEVIEPINRLLETVQFDAVFYSLDWHPVDHVSFIDNLHLREIDPSSEISKEAAQVYDTITFRGPPLLKQRLWPRHCIQDSWGAELHKDLKVIDNAIKIYKGTNPEVDSYSVFWDNKKMQDTSLSSQLQEIGVTDIYICGLAYDVCVGATAVDALKCGYRTILIDDCSRGVDLVDIEKTKSNVIANNGVIVNSNQVKAMVEGKDRRPELGYKLALEIKEKLDCLDVDNANDETST from the exons ATGGAAGAATATCCTACCATCAATGTACGTTTGGCTGTGAACAGagttgattttaatttaatcaaagGCGAAGACATTCAACCGCGAATATACACGCCGGGTGAAGAAATATCTAGCCAACCTGATTTTTTAAg agGTCACGGAACATACGTCGACGACGAAAACACGTTACGCGCGTCTGTAGCCGGTGTATTAGAAAAAGTAAACAAGCTCATTTCAATAAGACCACTGAAAGCACGTTATCAAGGCGAAATAGGAGACGTTGTTGTTGGTCGCATAACTGAGGTGCAACAAAAGCGTTGGAAAGTTGATACAAATTCGAAACTTGATTCTGTACTTCTATTGTCCAGTGTTAATTTACCTGGAGGAGAATTG AGAAGAAGATCTGCGGAAGATGAACAAACTATGAGAAGGTATCTCCAGGAGGGTGATCTAATTTGTGCAGAAGTGCAAAGTACTTTTGTAGATGGTTCACTTTCGTTACATACTAGAGTTTTAAAATATGGTAAATTATCTCAAGGAATAATGTTAAAAGTTTCACCGGCTcttataaaacgaaagaaaacacatTTTCATAATTTGGAAAGTGGTGCAAGCTTGATATTAGGAAACAATGGTTACATATGGATTGGTGCCAGTAAACAGGATACCGATAGATCAGAGGGTGGCTTTACTCAAGATTTATCTAGGATTCCACAAACGAATCGTGAAGTTTGTGCAAGACTACGTAATTGCATCTTGATTTTAGCACAATGTAACATGCATTTGACCGATACATCTGTTACGTATGCTTATGAAGAATCAATGAAGTATAAGGTAAATGACTT AAATATGGATGCGTGTTTTACCGCTTTTGATAAAGATGAAGATGGATATTTATCTACTACAGAATTTGAACTTATTTGTCGTGCACTGTTTCGTAACGATCGCGGAAAGGTTTACACTCTAGAAAAAAATCAGTTGCATGAAATATATTCCATATTCGATTGGAAAGGAGATGGGAAGATCGACAGAGAAGAATTTGAG ACGTGCTGGAATCGTTGGATTAAAGTATGCTGCCGTCCAAAGAGTGCTTTCCTGATTGTGGATGTGCAAAACGATTTTATAACAGGATCTTTAGACATCAAGCAATGCGCCGCGGAACACGATGGTTTGGAAGTGATTGAACCAATTAATCGACTGTTAGAAACTGTACAATTTGATGCAGTGTTCTATTCTCTTGATTGGCATCCTGTAGACCATGTGTCTTTTATCGATAATTTACATCTTAG AGAAATTGATCCTAGCAGCGAAATTTCAAAAGAAGCAGCGCAAGTTTATGATACAATTACATTCAGAGGACCACCGTTATTAAAACAACGTCTTTGGCCACGTCACTGTATTCAGGATTCTTGGGGTGCAGAGCTTCACAAGGATCTAAAGGTCATCGATAAcgcaattaaaatttacaaaggaACTAATCCAGAAGTTGATTCGTACTCTGTTTTTTgggataataaaaaaatgcagGACACTAGTTTATCCTCGCAACTACAAGAAATAGGAGTAACTGATATATACATTTGTGGTTTAGCTTATGATGTTTGCGTTGGAGCTACTGCAGTTGATGCACTTAAATGCGGCTATCGTACTATCCTTATTGATGATTGTAGTCGAGGCGTAGATCTTGTTGATATTGAAAAAACGAAATCTAATGTCATAGCTAATAATGGCGTAATAGTGAATTCTAATCAGGTAAAAGCAATGGTTGAGGGAAAGGATCGTCGACCGGAACTTGGATACAAGTTGGCCTTagaaattaaagagaaattagATTGTCTAGATGTTGACAATGCTAACGATGAGACTTCTACATAG
- the LOC116432106 gene encoding uncharacterized protein LOC116432106, giving the protein MEDFIPTRGSQMKKHVSEEFVLVNYESRKRAKKNDDSDKDKNALPDETDETTTMTKETKDMDQKKKQELEMKRIRYEVMKFGMSGFQKAEANKAKVQLAISLGAKPPKNRRMNYKHLKERREREREMQKKAEHTSGLEMSMIKHKSKKKISKVKKSNDILEVYGKVTKKPEGKKKR; this is encoded by the coding sequence ATGGAAGATTTCATTCCAACGCGAGGATCGCAAATGAAGAAACATGTTTCAGAAGAATTTGTATTAGTTAATTACGAATCTCGAAAAAGAGCGAAGAAGAATGATGATAGCGATAAAGATAAGAACGCATTGCCCGACGAAACCGATGAAACTACCACGATGACTAAAGAAACTAAAGATATGGATCAGAAAAAGAAGCAGGAGCTAGAGATGAAACGTATTAGATACGAGGTTATGAAGTTTGGTATGTCTGGTTTTCAAAAAGCAGAGGCCAATAAAGCAAAAGTTCAGCTTGCTATAAGTTTAGGAGCGAAACCTCCCAAGAATAGGAGAATGAATTATAAACACTTAAAAGagcgaagagaaagagaaagggaaatgCAAAAGAAAGCAGAACATACGTCAGGTCTAGAAATGAGCATGATCAAACATaagagtaaaaagaaaatttctaaagTTAAAAAGAGTAACGATATATTAGAGGTTTACGGAAAAGTGACCAAAAAACCAGAGGGTAAAAAGAAGAGATGA
- the Rpb7 gene encoding DNA-directed RNA polymerase II subunit RPB7 isoform X2 — MFYHISLEHEILLHPRYFGPQLLDTVKQKLYTEVEGTCTGKYGFVVAVTTIDNIGAGIIQPGQGFVVYPVKYKAIVFRPFKGEVLDAIVTQVNKSIPADMQFCPNVNPPCYKSKEEDVIIQPDDEIRLKIVGTRVDATGIFAIGTLMDDYLGLVCT, encoded by the exons ATGTTTTACCAT ATATCGCTGgaacatgaaattttattacatccTAGGTATTTTGGTCCTCAATTGTTAGATACTGTGAAGCAAAAACTATACACAGAAGTAGAGGGTACTTGCACAGGAAA ATATGGTTTTGTAGTTGCTGTAACAACAATAGATAATATAGGTGCAGGAATCATACAACCTGGACAAGGATTTGTAGTATATCCAGTTAAATATAAAGCTATTGTTTTTAGACCATTTAAAGGAGAAGTATTGGATGCTATTGTGACTCAAGTCAAtaag TCAATACCAGCAGATATGCAATTTTGTCCAAATGTAAATCCTCCATGTTATAAGTCCAAGGAAGAG GATGTTATTATTCAACCAGATGATGAAATCAGATTGAAAATTGTTGGTACAAGAGTTGATGCCACTGGTATT TTTGCTATTGGGACATTGATGGATGATTATTTAGGTCTTGTATGCACCTAA